In Fibrobacter sp. UWR2, a single window of DNA contains:
- a CDS encoding BatD family protein, with product MENDSLNTETVLNDSASAVPDGAANMPDSAAPAMNMPTPEQLGITVKAGPEGGMPTVTVGDTFEFPVTVSWSVQGSALLVVPAGSANAKGLTQVAMSQESARSVKDGAEVASITFTYKILAADTGNLHIPAMRFEIPTQMGQPLDLRSESVDVRVNEPFNPLPLVVGLVVAVCVLCAGLWRAKRRAAAKAAVAARNAAQDALREKMMVLKQRVNTADSREWLLELEGVCKEFVAEKFGISAVNLETLVKDGKLEGWEGLVEEFAHARYGGGKRDGFENRETWKTAVKLMGISEED from the coding sequence ATGGAAAATGATTCTTTGAATACGGAAACCGTGTTGAACGATTCTGCAAGCGCTGTGCCGGATGGTGCGGCGAACATGCCGGATAGTGCTGCGCCGGCGATGAACATGCCTACGCCCGAGCAGTTGGGCATTACGGTGAAGGCCGGGCCCGAGGGCGGCATGCCCACGGTTACGGTGGGCGATACGTTTGAATTTCCGGTTACGGTGAGCTGGAGCGTGCAGGGTAGCGCCCTCTTGGTGGTGCCCGCAGGCTCCGCGAACGCGAAGGGCCTTACGCAGGTGGCCATGTCGCAGGAGTCGGCGCGGTCCGTGAAGGACGGCGCCGAGGTGGCCTCGATTACCTTTACGTACAAGATCCTGGCGGCCGATACGGGCAATTTGCATATTCCTGCCATGCGGTTCGAGATTCCGACGCAAATGGGGCAACCGCTCGATTTGCGGAGCGAGAGCGTGGATGTGCGCGTGAACGAGCCCTTTAACCCGCTCCCGCTCGTGGTGGGCCTGGTGGTGGCTGTCTGCGTGCTCTGTGCGGGCCTGTGGCGTGCCAAAAGGCGTGCTGCGGCGAAGGCGGCTGTTGCCGCAAGGAATGCCGCACAAGATGCCCTGCGCGAAAAGATGATGGTCCTGAAGCAGCGCGTGAATACGGCCGATAGTCGCGAGTGGCTGCTGGAACTGGAAGGCGTCTGCAAGGAATTTGTCGCGGAAAAGTTCGGGATTTCCGCGGTCAACCTGGAAACTCTGGTAAAGGACGGCAAGCTCGAGGGCTGGGAAGGCCTCGTGGAGGAATTCGCGCATGCCCGCTATGGCGGCGGCAAGCGCGACGGCTTCGAGAACAGGGAAACTTGGAAAACCGCCGTGAAACTTATGGGAATCTCGGAAGAAGATTAG
- a CDS encoding cellulase family glycosylhydrolase: MASSKSLVAFLALFLVLSSFAFAGNPVARPSTSGKLHVVGTELYDENGKLVMLRGPSTHGLTWYPQYVNKKLFHQLSTEWNTNLIRLAMYSDDYVNGDREKNLEILRRGVEYAIASDMYVMVDWHILTDNNPNENLAEAIAFFNQMAKEYADIPNVIFEICNEPNGDCTWEDIKEYSNIIIPVIRRHKPDALILIGTPNYDREIQFPAKDPVEFENVMYSFHFYATSHKEDYRAKLREVVGSGTPIFITESGLCEASGDGKIDFESVKIWYALLDSLHLSYTIWSLSNKEEESAMVKDDSPAEEFLTDEDLTLSGQFAKHIFQGKDIAEISLVYTPATDFKIIARSRPYIAWCIFAAPVFVLLFIIFAVQKIKKRLKQKHIRTYDQLLQYSNREEAGRFNSRPGQVIFGDLLLFLSAFATLIYLCWRVTCSIPYAYGWIAVAGSIVLLVVEIFGFVESLIHNSAILKLREHPLPHIEDADFPDVDVFVSTYNEPTELLRKTLVGCKHMDYPDKSKVHIYLCDDHRRPEMRALAEELGVNYFDRPDNEGAKAGNLNAALARSSSPYVVTFDADMIPQRKFLLKTIPYFVDAERINATLPEERRRPLGFIQTPQSFYTPDVFQHNLYAEKNVPNEQDYFYDVIEAAKTSTNSVIYGGSNTVISRKALEAIGGFYTKSITEDFATGMLIESAGFVSLGLSEPLASGIAPSSFREHVQQRTRWGRGVIATAKQLKFLRNRKLNLSQKLSYLNSVVYWFSPVKNLVYLVSPLMFAVFCIPIFKCTLIDLALFWLPMHLLQMVALRVSSQGKICARWSGIYETSVMPFLLLPIVKESLGISLSTFKVTRKDKPGAKRSIDKRSLVPFIILLSLTLAGLVRMTYMLTVLEYVGVLAVMFWLLRNAYYLTMCLFLGLGRDTDGENVKVFAAENIALTKNDGQRFEGITTKLTEHSVDIFTDEMDVLYLGEAARLEIVKKHYRLELRGTVVSIRHSCSENVPSVYTFEILDFGENRDEYIQMLYDRTPTLPQRLRLGDGYIRNFWKNFSQRIAVK; the protein is encoded by the coding sequence ATGGCCTCTTCAAAATCCCTTGTTGCTTTTTTAGCCCTGTTCCTGGTGCTTTCGTCCTTTGCGTTTGCGGGGAACCCGGTCGCTCGCCCCTCGACGAGCGGCAAGTTGCATGTAGTGGGCACGGAACTCTACGACGAGAACGGTAAACTCGTGATGCTCCGCGGGCCGAGTACGCATGGCCTCACGTGGTACCCGCAGTATGTGAACAAGAAGCTTTTCCACCAGCTGAGTACGGAATGGAATACGAACTTGATAAGGCTTGCGATGTATTCCGACGACTACGTGAACGGCGACCGCGAAAAGAACCTGGAAATCTTGCGCAGGGGTGTGGAGTACGCGATTGCAAGCGACATGTACGTGATGGTGGACTGGCATATCCTTACGGACAACAACCCTAACGAGAATTTGGCCGAGGCGATTGCGTTTTTTAACCAGATGGCAAAGGAATATGCGGATATCCCGAACGTGATTTTTGAAATCTGCAACGAGCCCAACGGCGACTGTACCTGGGAAGACATCAAGGAATATTCGAACATCATCATTCCCGTTATCCGCAGGCACAAGCCCGATGCGTTAATCCTTATCGGCACGCCGAATTATGACCGTGAAATTCAGTTCCCGGCGAAGGACCCGGTGGAGTTTGAGAACGTGATGTACTCGTTCCATTTCTATGCGACCTCGCATAAGGAAGATTACCGCGCGAAGTTGCGAGAAGTCGTCGGGAGCGGCACTCCGATTTTTATTACCGAAAGCGGCCTCTGCGAAGCCTCGGGCGACGGCAAGATTGATTTCGAGAGCGTGAAAATCTGGTACGCGCTGCTCGATTCGCTCCACCTGAGTTATACCATTTGGAGCCTCTCGAACAAGGAGGAAGAATCCGCGATGGTGAAGGACGATTCGCCGGCGGAAGAATTCCTGACGGACGAAGACCTCACGCTTTCGGGCCAGTTCGCGAAGCATATCTTCCAGGGCAAGGACATTGCAGAAATCTCGCTTGTCTATACGCCTGCGACGGACTTCAAGATTATCGCCCGCAGCAGGCCGTACATTGCCTGGTGCATATTTGCGGCCCCGGTATTTGTTTTGCTGTTTATCATATTCGCGGTGCAGAAGATCAAGAAGCGGCTCAAGCAGAAGCATATCCGGACATACGACCAACTTCTCCAATACAGTAACAGGGAAGAGGCCGGAAGGTTCAATTCTAGGCCGGGCCAGGTCATTTTCGGCGACTTGCTTTTGTTCCTGAGTGCGTTCGCGACCCTGATATACCTCTGCTGGCGTGTGACCTGCTCCATCCCGTATGCTTACGGCTGGATTGCGGTGGCCGGGAGCATTGTTTTGCTGGTGGTCGAAATTTTCGGGTTTGTCGAATCGCTCATTCACAATAGTGCCATCCTCAAGTTGCGTGAACATCCGCTCCCGCATATCGAGGATGCGGACTTCCCGGACGTGGACGTGTTCGTATCGACCTACAACGAGCCAACGGAACTTTTGCGCAAGACTCTTGTCGGCTGCAAGCACATGGATTACCCGGACAAGTCGAAGGTGCATATCTACCTGTGCGATGACCATCGCCGGCCTGAGATGCGTGCGCTGGCCGAGGAACTTGGCGTGAACTATTTCGACAGGCCCGACAACGAGGGAGCGAAGGCGGGCAACCTGAATGCGGCGCTGGCCCGCAGCAGTTCGCCCTACGTGGTCACTTTCGATGCCGACATGATTCCGCAGCGCAAGTTCTTGCTCAAGACCATCCCGTATTTTGTGGATGCGGAACGCATCAATGCGACCCTGCCCGAAGAACGCCGCCGCCCGCTCGGTTTTATCCAGACTCCGCAGAGTTTCTACACGCCCGATGTGTTCCAGCATAACCTCTATGCCGAAAAGAACGTCCCCAATGAGCAGGATTATTTTTACGACGTAATCGAGGCCGCGAAGACCTCTACCAACAGCGTCATCTACGGCGGTTCCAATACGGTCATTTCGCGCAAGGCGCTCGAGGCGATTGGCGGTTTTTACACGAAATCCATTACCGAGGATTTTGCGACGGGTATGCTGATAGAATCGGCAGGCTTCGTGAGCCTCGGGCTTTCGGAACCGCTCGCTTCGGGCATCGCGCCTTCGTCTTTCCGCGAACACGTGCAGCAGCGCACCCGCTGGGGCCGCGGCGTGATTGCGACGGCGAAGCAGTTGAAGTTCCTGCGCAACCGCAAGCTGAACCTTTCGCAAAAGCTGAGCTACCTGAATTCGGTTGTCTACTGGTTCTCTCCGGTCAAGAATTTGGTCTATCTCGTTTCACCGCTGATGTTCGCTGTTTTCTGCATCCCGATTTTCAAGTGCACGCTGATTGACTTGGCTCTTTTCTGGCTGCCGATGCACTTGCTGCAGATGGTCGCCCTCAGGGTAAGCAGCCAGGGCAAAATATGTGCCCGCTGGAGCGGCATTTACGAGACCTCGGTCATGCCGTTCCTGCTCTTGCCCATTGTCAAGGAATCCCTGGGTATATCGCTCTCTACGTTCAAGGTGACCAGGAAGGACAAGCCCGGCGCAAAGAGGAGTATCGACAAACGGAGCCTTGTGCCGTTCATCATTCTGCTCTCGCTTACCCTTGCCGGCCTTGTCCGCATGACGTATATGCTCACCGTGCTGGAATATGTCGGCGTGCTCGCGGTGATGTTCTGGCTGTTGCGCAATGCGTACTACCTGACGATGTGCCTGTTCCTCGGGCTCGGCCGCGATACCGATGGCGAAAACGTCAAGGTGTTCGCCGCCGAAAATATAGCGCTCACGAAAAATGACGGGCAACGTTTCGAGGGAATTACGACCAAGTTAACGGAACATTCCGTCGACATCTTTACCGACGAGATGGATGTCCTCTATCTGGGTGAAGCCGCCCGGCTCGAGATAGTCAAGAAACATTACCGTTTGGAACTCAGGGGAACTGTAGTCTCTATCCGTCATTCGTGCAGCGAGAATGTCCCGAGCGTGTACACGTTCGAGATCCTGGACTTCGGCGAGAATAGGGACGAATACATCCAGATGCTCTACGACCGCACACCTACCTTGCCGCAGCGCTTGCGCCTGGGCGACGGCTATATCAGGAACTTCTGGAAGAATTTCAGTCAGCGCATCGCTGTGAAGTAG
- a CDS encoding GNAT family N-acetyltransferase: MKIVRVTRESERAGAYYVRIQAMMRKHQIPLDAEIDSRDGADCHYVLALDDIYPVATCRWFEVREGVAEIGRVVVLPEYRGQHLGRAVVAEAEKWMREAGFRKVEISSRVNVADFYEKMGYRFNENGKAHHDTFECVYMEKVL, encoded by the coding sequence ATGAAGATTGTCCGAGTAACGAGGGAAAGTGAACGCGCGGGAGCGTACTACGTGCGCATCCAGGCGATGATGCGCAAGCACCAGATTCCGCTTGATGCCGAAATCGATTCGCGTGACGGCGCGGACTGCCATTACGTTCTGGCGCTGGACGACATTTACCCGGTGGCCACCTGCCGCTGGTTTGAAGTTCGTGAGGGCGTTGCCGAAATCGGGCGCGTCGTGGTGCTGCCGGAATACCGCGGGCAGCACTTGGGCCGGGCCGTCGTCGCCGAGGCCGAAAAGTGGATGCGCGAGGCCGGCTTCAGGAAGGTCGAGATTTCGAGCCGCGTGAACGTCGCGGACTTCTACGAAAAAATGGGCTACCGCTTCAACGAAAACGGTAAAGCCCATCATGACACGTTCGAGTGCGTGTACATGGAAAAGGTTCTGTAA
- a CDS encoding anaerobic C4-dicarboxylate transporter, whose amino-acid sequence MALMIIQLLVVLLALYVGSRYGSLALGAISGIGLAILVLGFGLQPGKPPTDVIYIIIAAVTCAGILQASGGMDWLIQIAERLLRKHPNHITILAPLCTFFLTVLVGTGHVVYTLMPIICDISLKKGIRPERPCGVASIASQVGITCSPIAAAVASFVIISNANGFEINNLQVIAVTIPACLCGLMAAAAVSYKRGLDLDKDPAFQARLKDPQMKEYMYGSTASVLDKEVSKEAKRAVFIFLGALAVIVLFSVFQIIGHDIRPQFPTGKVVDGVAQVKPLAMNIIIQIVMISAAAFMVIFCKANPKKAVAGAVWQSGMVAVVAIYGIAWLADTYFANYLDVMQGGLKDIVQHYPWAIAFAFFAVSVLINSQGAVVVAMLPLAYSLGIPGPVLLGVLPSVYGYFFIPNYPSDIATVNFDRSGTTVIGKYLLNHSFMRPGLVSVIVSTIVGTLLVKVFY is encoded by the coding sequence ATGGCACTGATGATTATCCAGCTCCTAGTCGTACTTCTCGCGCTTTACGTGGGTTCCCGCTACGGGAGTCTCGCCCTCGGTGCCATTTCCGGAATCGGCCTTGCGATTCTCGTGCTCGGCTTCGGCCTGCAGCCGGGCAAGCCCCCTACCGACGTCATCTACATCATCATCGCGGCGGTAACCTGTGCCGGCATATTGCAGGCATCGGGCGGCATGGATTGGCTTATCCAGATTGCAGAGCGGCTCTTGCGCAAGCACCCGAACCACATTACGATCCTCGCCCCGCTCTGCACGTTCTTCCTCACGGTGCTCGTGGGTACCGGCCACGTGGTCTACACCCTAATGCCAATCATCTGCGACATCTCGCTCAAGAAGGGCATCCGTCCGGAACGCCCGTGCGGTGTAGCCTCTATCGCCTCGCAGGTGGGCATCACTTGTTCGCCGATTGCCGCCGCAGTTGCTTCGTTTGTCATCATCTCGAATGCGAACGGTTTCGAAATCAACAACCTGCAGGTCATCGCGGTTACGATCCCCGCCTGCCTCTGCGGCCTCATGGCCGCGGCCGCCGTCTCGTACAAGCGCGGGCTTGACCTCGACAAGGATCCCGCCTTCCAGGCCCGTCTCAAGGACCCGCAGATGAAGGAATACATGTACGGCAGCACCGCCTCCGTGCTCGACAAGGAAGTCTCCAAGGAAGCCAAGCGCGCCGTATTCATCTTCCTCGGCGCCCTCGCTGTCATCGTACTCTTCTCCGTGTTCCAGATTATCGGACACGATATCCGCCCGCAATTCCCCACCGGCAAGGTCGTCGACGGCGTGGCACAGGTAAAGCCGCTCGCCATGAACATCATCATCCAGATTGTGATGATTTCGGCTGCCGCGTTCATGGTTATCTTCTGCAAGGCGAACCCCAAGAAGGCCGTGGCAGGCGCCGTGTGGCAGAGCGGCATGGTGGCCGTCGTCGCGATTTACGGAATCGCGTGGCTTGCCGACACCTACTTCGCGAACTACCTCGACGTGATGCAGGGCGGCCTCAAGGATATCGTGCAGCACTACCCGTGGGCCATCGCGTTCGCCTTCTTCGCAGTGAGCGTGCTTATCAACTCGCAGGGCGCCGTCGTGGTGGCCATGCTCCCGCTCGCCTACAGCCTCGGCATCCCGGGCCCCGTGCTCCTGGGCGTACTCCCGAGCGTGTACGGGTACTTCTTTATCCCGAACTACCCCTCCGACATCGCGACCGTGAACTTCGACCGTTCGGGCACTACCGTCATCGGCAAGTACCTGCTGAACCACAGCTTCATGCGACCGGGCCTCGTGAGCGTCATCGTCTCGACAATCGTGGGCACACTGCTCGTAAAAGTATTCTACTAG
- a CDS encoding multidrug efflux SMR transporter, protein MLNYVFLILAIVAEAAGTTLLKMSEQFTKLVPSIASLVCYVASLYLLSLCLRTIPIGIAYATWSALGIALITISGIFFFKQTPDLGAIVGLILIISGVAVLNLFSKMDIH, encoded by the coding sequence ATGCTCAACTACGTATTCCTTATCCTCGCCATTGTCGCAGAAGCCGCCGGCACCACGCTCCTCAAGATGTCGGAACAGTTCACCAAACTCGTCCCGTCCATCGCGTCGCTCGTCTGCTACGTGGCGTCGCTGTACCTGCTGAGCCTTTGCCTGCGCACCATCCCCATCGGCATCGCATATGCCACCTGGTCGGCACTCGGCATCGCGCTTATAACCATCAGCGGAATCTTCTTTTTCAAGCAGACGCCCGACCTGGGCGCCATCGTAGGGCTTATCCTGATCATCTCCGGTGTGGCGGTCCTGAACCTGTTTTCGAAGATGGATATCCACTAG
- a CDS encoding TfoX/Sxy family protein, with protein sequence MPRSEKFRDHVLEQFNGKLLEGGFRVTTRKMMGEYILYADGKVFGGIYDDRLLVKPVPAALKLLPNAKKQLPYEGAKPMLRVTNEQIADSKFLAKLLDAMLPELPAAKAKKK encoded by the coding sequence ATGCCGAGATCTGAAAAGTTCCGTGACCACGTTTTGGAGCAGTTCAATGGGAAACTGCTTGAAGGTGGTTTCCGCGTGACGACCCGCAAGATGATGGGCGAGTACATTCTGTATGCCGACGGGAAAGTCTTCGGCGGAATTTACGATGACCGCCTGCTGGTGAAGCCCGTGCCTGCGGCGCTTAAGCTGTTGCCGAACGCGAAAAAGCAGCTACCCTACGAAGGTGCAAAGCCCATGCTCCGCGTAACCAACGAACAGATTGCCGACAGCAAGTTCTTGGCGAAACTCCTGGACGCGATGCTTCCCGAACTCCCCGCCGCAAAAGCGAAGAAGAAATAA
- a CDS encoding YhcG family protein: MAKNIDFNGLCNAIAQIDEAFVENTAKAINKNVTARNWLTGYYIVHYEQNGNDRATYGAKTLQKLAERLNKKSLSYRNLRLYRQFYMEFKNLARPVLEFTASEFGSNRLPTADMGANLEALSPMGSDLASGDCQIGQAVLAQSEKIEIPPETLFNKLPFTHLSLIMALENPLARTFYELETIKGVWSSRELKRQIDSNYFERTALSKNPAKMSAIVQSRIAQTGHTPALKDLVKSPYVYEFIGLSNKDVVEESDLENALMNHLEEFLLELGNGFCFETRQKRILVDDDYFFCDLVFYHRILKCHVLIDLKATKIKYDDIAQMNLYLAYYRKNVMEKGDNPPVGILMCTKAGKELVEYATAGIEESLFVQKYKLNLPAEDELTRWLKKEVNENRDSPK; this comes from the coding sequence ATGGCTAAAAATATCGATTTCAACGGACTCTGTAACGCTATCGCGCAAATCGACGAGGCCTTTGTCGAAAACACCGCCAAGGCAATCAACAAGAACGTGACCGCCCGCAACTGGCTTACCGGCTACTACATTGTGCATTACGAGCAGAACGGCAACGACAGGGCAACGTACGGAGCTAAAACGCTCCAAAAACTAGCGGAACGCCTAAACAAGAAATCACTTTCTTACAGGAATTTGCGTCTTTACCGCCAATTCTACATGGAATTCAAGAATTTGGCGCGTCCGGTTCTTGAATTCACGGCTTCAGAATTCGGCTCAAACAGGCTACCAACAGCCGATATGGGTGCCAATCTGGAGGCATTGTCCCCTATGGGTTCAGATTTGGCAAGCGGTGATTGCCAAATTGGGCAAGCAGTGCTTGCCCAATCTGAAAAGATCGAAATTCCGCCTGAAACACTCTTTAATAAGCTCCCGTTCACCCACTTGTCCCTTATCATGGCCTTGGAAAACCCATTGGCCCGGACATTTTACGAACTTGAAACAATAAAAGGTGTATGGAGTTCTCGTGAACTCAAGCGCCAAATCGACTCCAACTATTTCGAGCGCACTGCCCTGAGCAAGAACCCTGCAAAAATGAGTGCAATCGTCCAGTCCCGTATTGCCCAGACAGGACATACTCCGGCCTTAAAAGATTTGGTCAAAAGTCCGTATGTCTACGAATTTATCGGACTCAGCAACAAAGACGTTGTCGAAGAATCCGATTTGGAAAACGCTTTGATGAACCACCTTGAAGAGTTCTTGTTGGAGTTGGGCAATGGATTCTGTTTCGAGACACGGCAAAAGCGCATACTCGTTGATGATGACTACTTTTTCTGCGACCTAGTTTTTTACCACAGGATTCTCAAATGTCATGTGTTAATCGACTTGAAAGCCACAAAAATCAAGTACGACGACATTGCGCAGATGAATCTGTACCTAGCCTATTACCGGAAGAACGTAATGGAAAAGGGAGACAATCCCCCTGTAGGGATTTTAATGTGTACCAAGGCAGGCAAGGAACTTGTGGAATACGCAACAGCGGGAATCGAGGAATCTCTTTTTGTGCAAAAATACAAGTTGAACCTCCCCGCCGAAGATGAACTCACCCGATGGCTCAAAAAAGAAGTCAACGAAAACCGCGATTCTCCTAAATAA
- a CDS encoding MoxR family ATPase, producing MDIQELSEKVRQQSAFCMNLLREVEGTVIGQKALVESILTGILADGHVLLEGLPGLAKTTAVKAFADAVSLDFKRIQFTPDLLPADLLGTTIYNAKEAKFETRKGPLFTNLVLADEINRAPSKVQSALLEAMQERHITIGDETFKLDEPFLVLATQNPIEQEGTYPLPEAQVDRFLLKVKVSYPNKADEMKILDAVAGAGLRQPQAVATKEDILAARQLVKQVYVDERVREYIVNLVLATRDPGSIKRSELVGFVEVGASPRASIGLAQASKAHAFIQGRAYVTPEDVKAVAMEVLRHRIILSYEAEAEEVSAETVVQKILDSVEVP from the coding sequence ATGGATATTCAGGAACTTTCGGAAAAGGTGCGCCAGCAGAGCGCATTCTGCATGAACTTGCTGCGTGAAGTGGAAGGGACGGTGATTGGCCAGAAGGCTCTGGTGGAAAGCATTTTGACGGGTATTTTGGCCGACGGTCACGTGCTGCTGGAAGGCTTGCCGGGCCTTGCCAAGACGACCGCGGTGAAGGCTTTTGCCGATGCCGTGTCGCTCGACTTTAAGCGCATCCAGTTCACTCCCGACCTGTTGCCGGCCGACTTGCTGGGTACCACGATTTACAACGCGAAGGAAGCGAAGTTCGAGACTCGCAAGGGCCCGCTCTTCACGAACCTCGTGCTCGCCGACGAAATTAACCGTGCTCCGTCGAAGGTGCAGAGCGCCTTGCTCGAAGCCATGCAGGAACGCCATATCACCATCGGTGACGAGACGTTCAAGCTGGATGAGCCGTTCCTGGTGCTCGCTACGCAGAACCCGATTGAACAGGAAGGTACGTATCCGCTGCCCGAAGCCCAGGTGGACCGTTTCCTCTTGAAGGTGAAGGTCAGCTACCCGAACAAGGCCGACGAAATGAAGATCCTCGACGCCGTTGCCGGTGCGGGCCTCCGTCAGCCGCAGGCTGTCGCCACGAAGGAAGACATCCTGGCCGCCCGCCAGTTGGTGAAGCAGGTGTACGTGGACGAACGCGTGCGCGAATACATCGTGAACCTCGTGCTTGCGACCCGCGATCCGGGCAGCATCAAGCGTAGCGAACTGGTTGGCTTTGTGGAAGTGGGCGCCTCTCCGCGTGCTTCTATTGGCCTTGCCCAGGCTTCGAAGGCTCATGCATTCATTCAGGGCCGCGCCTACGTGACGCCGGAAGACGTGAAGGCCGTCGCCATGGAAGTGCTCCGTCACCGCATTATCCTGAGCTACGAAGCCGAAGCGGAAGAAGTCTCTGCCGAAACCGTGGTGCAGAAGATTCTCGACAGCGTCGAAGTGCCGTAA
- a CDS encoding RDD family protein yields MDSKRLAAILIDLVITALINNIPFFFLIILPSMQDNGLKDPTELMSRALIASMIAMLYLIFRDLPSGGSIGKMVMKLKVVDAETKVPVSAGRRILRNVPWLLNWIEIFAFIITRKRIGDRIAKTDVIAK; encoded by the coding sequence ATGGATTCCAAAAGACTCGCCGCAATCCTCATCGACCTCGTCATAACGGCACTGATAAACAATATCCCGTTCTTCTTCCTGATCATCCTGCCGTCCATGCAGGACAACGGCCTCAAGGACCCTACCGAACTCATGTCGAGGGCACTTATCGCAAGCATGATTGCCATGCTCTACCTTATCTTCCGCGACCTGCCGAGCGGTGGCAGCATCGGAAAAATGGTAATGAAGCTGAAAGTCGTCGACGCCGAGACGAAGGTACCCGTATCCGCCGGCAGGAGAATCCTGCGCAACGTCCCCTGGCTACTGAACTGGATCGAGATATTCGCGTTCATCATCACGAGAAAACGCATTGGTGACAGAATCGCCAAGACAGACGTCATCGCAAAATAA
- a CDS encoding glycosyltransferase, producing MGGIIVASLTTLYVLLFLFFIIGLVRTHRYKGPKATPSVSVVVPMRNEEEFAQRTLEALAEQDYAGEWEVICVDDRSTDSTREILEKFAATHPKFRVLSLPQDLPVIASPKKRALESAFKIAKNDVLLTMDADCIPRKSWITAMAGRFVDGICIVQGPKQNNGSRSMPHLYQKLETLGYTAMEAAGFSLGHPIVASAACLAYKKDLFFEVGGFGDLINLSSGDDDMLIHKMMKIPGTKVCYNLDRDAVIETAPVHTWKQLFNQRARWSSNGTNYESKAYVLLLTLIYTYYIWMFISPWCVAFLDCPWQWCAFSILPKIVVDFVFLMIASWKLHSKRRMLAFLPTELIQIPMIVFAVPAGITGMFRWK from the coding sequence ATGGGTGGCATTATCGTCGCAAGCCTGACCACGCTCTACGTGCTCCTGTTCCTGTTCTTCATAATAGGGCTTGTCCGCACGCACCGTTACAAGGGCCCGAAGGCCACCCCGAGCGTATCGGTCGTCGTACCGATGAGGAACGAAGAGGAATTCGCACAACGTACTTTGGAAGCGCTTGCCGAGCAGGATTATGCCGGCGAGTGGGAAGTCATCTGCGTAGACGACCGCTCGACGGACTCCACCCGCGAAATCCTCGAGAAGTTCGCCGCGACGCACCCGAAGTTCCGCGTGCTCTCGCTGCCGCAGGACCTGCCCGTAATAGCAAGCCCCAAGAAGCGCGCCCTCGAAAGCGCATTCAAGATCGCGAAAAACGATGTGCTGCTCACGATGGACGCGGACTGCATCCCGCGCAAGAGCTGGATTACCGCCATGGCGGGCCGATTCGTGGACGGCATCTGCATCGTGCAGGGGCCCAAGCAGAACAACGGCTCGCGTTCCATGCCCCACCTGTACCAAAAGCTGGAGACCCTCGGGTACACCGCGATGGAGGCCGCCGGCTTTAGCCTCGGGCACCCGATTGTCGCCTCAGCCGCCTGCCTTGCCTACAAGAAGGACCTGTTCTTCGAAGTCGGCGGCTTCGGCGACCTCATCAACCTCTCGAGCGGCGATGACGACATGCTCATCCACAAGATGATGAAAATCCCGGGCACGAAGGTCTGCTACAACCTGGACCGCGACGCCGTTATCGAGACCGCGCCGGTGCATACCTGGAAGCAGCTATTCAACCAGCGCGCCCGCTGGAGCAGCAACGGCACGAACTACGAGAGCAAGGCATACGTTCTGCTCTTGACATTAATTTATACGTACTACATCTGGATGTTTATCAGCCCATGGTGCGTCGCATTCCTGGATTGCCCGTGGCAGTGGTGCGCCTTCAGCATCTTGCCGAAGATTGTCGTGGACTTTGTATTCCTGATGATTGCCTCCTGGAAGCTGCATTCCAAGCGCCGCATGCTCGCCTTCTTGCCGACAGAACTCATCCAGATTCCGATGATTGTGTTCGCCGTGCCCGCAGGCATCACCGGCATGTTCCGCTGGAAATAA